A genomic stretch from Halichoerus grypus chromosome 5, mHalGry1.hap1.1, whole genome shotgun sequence includes:
- the DPH2 gene encoding 2-(3-amino-3-carboxypropyl)histidine synthase subunit 2 isoform X2: MFILGDTAYGSCCVDVLGAEQAGAQALVHFGPACLSPPARPLPVAFVLGQRSVHLELCVKAFEAQNPDPKVPVVLLSEPGCAHALEALATLLRPQYLDLLVSSPALPLPVGSCRPEPEPLERFGRRFPLAPGRCLEEYGAFYVGGSGASADLDLDPDLSRLLLGWAPGQPFFTCCPDTGRTQDEGVRAGRLRARRHYLVERARDARVVGLLAGTLGVARHREALAHLRNLARAAGKRSYVLALGRPTPPKLANFPEVDVFVLLACPLGALAPQPSGGFFRPVLAPCELEAACNPAWPPSGLAPHLTHYADLLPGSPFHVPLPPPDSELWDTPAVSLITGELRPPPAWKPSDDPGCLALTLRPQLELAESSPAALFLSSRSWQGLEPRLGQTPVTGAVSGRRGIAIAYEDEGSS, translated from the exons ATGTTCATTTTGGGAGACACGGCCTATGGAAG CTGCTGTGTGGATGTACTGGGTGCTGAGCAAGCTGGAGCTCAGGCCCTTGTACATTTTGGCCCTGCCTGCTTAAGCCCTCCAGCCCGCCCACTGCCTGTGGCCTTCGTCCTTGGTCAACGTTCTGTGCACTTGGAGCTCTGCGTCAAGGCCTTTGAGGCCCAGAACCCAGACCCCAAAGTGCCTGTGGTGCTGCTAAGTGAGCCGGGCTGTGCCCACGCCTTGG AGGCCTTGGCCACTCTTCTGCGCCCGCAGTACCTGGACCTGCTTGTCTCCAGCCCAGCTCTTCCATTGCCAGTGGGCTCCTGTAGGCCGGAGCCTGAGCCCCTGGAGCGTTTTGGGCGCCGCTTCCCCCTGGCTCCAGGGAGGTGTCTGGAAGAATATGGTGCCTTCTATGTGGGGGGCTCTGGAGCCAGTGCTGACCTTGACCTTGACCCAGACCTGAGCCGGCTGCTCTTGGGCTGGGCACCAGGGCAGCCCTTCTTCACCTGCTGTCCGGATACAGGGCGGACTCAGGATGAAGGTGTCCGGGCTGGGCGGCTAAGGGCACGTAGACACTATCTGGTAGAGAGGGCCAGAGATGCCCGTGTGGTAGGGCTGTTGGCAGGGACACTGGGTGTGGCCCGACACCGTGAGGCCCTGGCACACTTGCGGAACCTGGCTCGGGCTGCAGGCAAGCGTAGCTATGTGTTGGCCCTGGGGCGGCCCACACCTCCCAAGCTCGCCAACTTCCCTGAGGTGGATGTCTTTGTGCTCTTGGCCTGCCCTCTTGGTGCTCTAGCTCCACAGCCTTCTGGTGGCTTCTTCCGGCCTGTATTGGCACCATGTGAGCTGGAAGCTGCCTGCAACCCCGCCTGGCCACCTTCAGGCCTGGCTCCCCACCTCACACATTACGCGGATTTATTGCCTG GCTCTCCCTTCCACgtgcccctcccaccacctgACTCGGAACTGTGGGACACCCCAGCTGTGTCACTTATTACTGGGGAACTCCGACCCCCACCTGCGTGGAAGCCCTCAGATGATCCTGGGTGTTTGGCCCTGACCTTGCGGCCCCAGCTAGAGCTGGCTGAGAGCAGCCCTGCAG CCTTGTTCCTTAGTTCCCGGAGCTGGCAGGGGCTGGAGCCCCGTCTGGGTCAGACACCGGTGACAGGAGCTGTGAGTGGAAGACGAGGGATTGCCATCGCCTACGAGGATGAGGGAAGCAGCTGA
- the DPH2 gene encoding 2-(3-amino-3-carboxypropyl)histidine synthase subunit 2 isoform X1, producing the protein MESTFSSPAEAALQREAGAAGLLTPPEDLDRVYELERVAGFVRDLGCRRVALQFPDQLLGDAGAVAARLEGTTGSKMFILGDTAYGSCCVDVLGAEQAGAQALVHFGPACLSPPARPLPVAFVLGQRSVHLELCVKAFEAQNPDPKVPVVLLSEPGCAHALEALATLLRPQYLDLLVSSPALPLPVGSCRPEPEPLERFGRRFPLAPGRCLEEYGAFYVGGSGASADLDLDPDLSRLLLGWAPGQPFFTCCPDTGRTQDEGVRAGRLRARRHYLVERARDARVVGLLAGTLGVARHREALAHLRNLARAAGKRSYVLALGRPTPPKLANFPEVDVFVLLACPLGALAPQPSGGFFRPVLAPCELEAACNPAWPPSGLAPHLTHYADLLPGSPFHVPLPPPDSELWDTPAVSLITGELRPPPAWKPSDDPGCLALTLRPQLELAESSPAALFLSSRSWQGLEPRLGQTPVTGAVSGRRGIAIAYEDEGSS; encoded by the exons ATGGAGTCTACGTTCAGCAGCCCCGCTGAGGCAGCGCTGCAGCGAGAGGCGGGCGCCGCGGGGCTGCTCACTCCTCCGGAAGACCTGGACCGCGTCTACGAGTTGGAGCGAGTCGCTGGATTTGTCCGCGACCTGGGGTGTCGGCGG GTGGCCTTGCAGTTCCCTGACCAGCTATTGGGAGATGCTGGGGCCGTGGCTGCACGACTGGAGGGGACCACAGGGTCGAAGATGTTCATTTTGGGAGACACGGCCTATGGAAG CTGCTGTGTGGATGTACTGGGTGCTGAGCAAGCTGGAGCTCAGGCCCTTGTACATTTTGGCCCTGCCTGCTTAAGCCCTCCAGCCCGCCCACTGCCTGTGGCCTTCGTCCTTGGTCAACGTTCTGTGCACTTGGAGCTCTGCGTCAAGGCCTTTGAGGCCCAGAACCCAGACCCCAAAGTGCCTGTGGTGCTGCTAAGTGAGCCGGGCTGTGCCCACGCCTTGG AGGCCTTGGCCACTCTTCTGCGCCCGCAGTACCTGGACCTGCTTGTCTCCAGCCCAGCTCTTCCATTGCCAGTGGGCTCCTGTAGGCCGGAGCCTGAGCCCCTGGAGCGTTTTGGGCGCCGCTTCCCCCTGGCTCCAGGGAGGTGTCTGGAAGAATATGGTGCCTTCTATGTGGGGGGCTCTGGAGCCAGTGCTGACCTTGACCTTGACCCAGACCTGAGCCGGCTGCTCTTGGGCTGGGCACCAGGGCAGCCCTTCTTCACCTGCTGTCCGGATACAGGGCGGACTCAGGATGAAGGTGTCCGGGCTGGGCGGCTAAGGGCACGTAGACACTATCTGGTAGAGAGGGCCAGAGATGCCCGTGTGGTAGGGCTGTTGGCAGGGACACTGGGTGTGGCCCGACACCGTGAGGCCCTGGCACACTTGCGGAACCTGGCTCGGGCTGCAGGCAAGCGTAGCTATGTGTTGGCCCTGGGGCGGCCCACACCTCCCAAGCTCGCCAACTTCCCTGAGGTGGATGTCTTTGTGCTCTTGGCCTGCCCTCTTGGTGCTCTAGCTCCACAGCCTTCTGGTGGCTTCTTCCGGCCTGTATTGGCACCATGTGAGCTGGAAGCTGCCTGCAACCCCGCCTGGCCACCTTCAGGCCTGGCTCCCCACCTCACACATTACGCGGATTTATTGCCTG GCTCTCCCTTCCACgtgcccctcccaccacctgACTCGGAACTGTGGGACACCCCAGCTGTGTCACTTATTACTGGGGAACTCCGACCCCCACCTGCGTGGAAGCCCTCAGATGATCCTGGGTGTTTGGCCCTGACCTTGCGGCCCCAGCTAGAGCTGGCTGAGAGCAGCCCTGCAG CCTTGTTCCTTAGTTCCCGGAGCTGGCAGGGGCTGGAGCCCCGTCTGGGTCAGACACCGGTGACAGGAGCTGTGAGTGGAAGACGAGGGATTGCCATCGCCTACGAGGATGAGGGAAGCAGCTGA
- the DPH2 gene encoding 2-(3-amino-3-carboxypropyl)histidine synthase subunit 2 isoform X3 has product MLGPWLHDWRGPQGRRCSFWETRPMEEALATLLRPQYLDLLVSSPALPLPVGSCRPEPEPLERFGRRFPLAPGRCLEEYGAFYVGGSGASADLDLDPDLSRLLLGWAPGQPFFTCCPDTGRTQDEGVRAGRLRARRHYLVERARDARVVGLLAGTLGVARHREALAHLRNLARAAGKRSYVLALGRPTPPKLANFPEVDVFVLLACPLGALAPQPSGGFFRPVLAPCELEAACNPAWPPSGLAPHLTHYADLLPGSPFHVPLPPPDSELWDTPAVSLITGELRPPPAWKPSDDPGCLALTLRPQLELAESSPAALFLSSRSWQGLEPRLGQTPVTGAVSGRRGIAIAYEDEGSS; this is encoded by the exons ATGCTGGGGCCGTGGCTGCACGACTGGAGGGGACCACAGGGTCGAAGATGTTCATTTTGGGAGACACGGCCTATGGAAG AGGCCTTGGCCACTCTTCTGCGCCCGCAGTACCTGGACCTGCTTGTCTCCAGCCCAGCTCTTCCATTGCCAGTGGGCTCCTGTAGGCCGGAGCCTGAGCCCCTGGAGCGTTTTGGGCGCCGCTTCCCCCTGGCTCCAGGGAGGTGTCTGGAAGAATATGGTGCCTTCTATGTGGGGGGCTCTGGAGCCAGTGCTGACCTTGACCTTGACCCAGACCTGAGCCGGCTGCTCTTGGGCTGGGCACCAGGGCAGCCCTTCTTCACCTGCTGTCCGGATACAGGGCGGACTCAGGATGAAGGTGTCCGGGCTGGGCGGCTAAGGGCACGTAGACACTATCTGGTAGAGAGGGCCAGAGATGCCCGTGTGGTAGGGCTGTTGGCAGGGACACTGGGTGTGGCCCGACACCGTGAGGCCCTGGCACACTTGCGGAACCTGGCTCGGGCTGCAGGCAAGCGTAGCTATGTGTTGGCCCTGGGGCGGCCCACACCTCCCAAGCTCGCCAACTTCCCTGAGGTGGATGTCTTTGTGCTCTTGGCCTGCCCTCTTGGTGCTCTAGCTCCACAGCCTTCTGGTGGCTTCTTCCGGCCTGTATTGGCACCATGTGAGCTGGAAGCTGCCTGCAACCCCGCCTGGCCACCTTCAGGCCTGGCTCCCCACCTCACACATTACGCGGATTTATTGCCTG GCTCTCCCTTCCACgtgcccctcccaccacctgACTCGGAACTGTGGGACACCCCAGCTGTGTCACTTATTACTGGGGAACTCCGACCCCCACCTGCGTGGAAGCCCTCAGATGATCCTGGGTGTTTGGCCCTGACCTTGCGGCCCCAGCTAGAGCTGGCTGAGAGCAGCCCTGCAG CCTTGTTCCTTAGTTCCCGGAGCTGGCAGGGGCTGGAGCCCCGTCTGGGTCAGACACCGGTGACAGGAGCTGTGAGTGGAAGACGAGGGATTGCCATCGCCTACGAGGATGAGGGAAGCAGCTGA